A window of Mucilaginibacter paludis DSM 18603 contains these coding sequences:
- a CDS encoding helix-turn-helix domain-containing protein — protein MEGIILTTEPQLRLLITETLYSVLKYGDIPAPINAQGNSVLKSDNIDFTRKQACEDLQISLKTLNTLLRTGQIEYYNIGRSVRISRNSIQKFKASQK, from the coding sequence ATGGAAGGTATTATTCTTACAACAGAACCTCAATTGAGACTTCTAATAACTGAAACTTTATATTCAGTCTTAAAATACGGTGACATCCCAGCGCCGATTAACGCTCAAGGAAACTCAGTCCTAAAAAGCGATAATATTGACTTCACAAGGAAACAAGCTTGCGAAGATTTACAAATCTCCTTAAAGACACTAAATACTCTACTACGTACTGGCCAAATTGAATATTACAATATAGGCCGTTCGGTTAGAATTTCAAGAAACTCCATCCAAAAGTTCAAAGCCTCACAAAAATAA
- a CDS encoding site-specific integrase, whose translation MSNKTNRGNFTINVNFNLRQTLPAHEPTSINAIVRFNNERIVISGIDKVEPRYWNIEKQSPKQHAANARAKTISTSLSNAKSIIINLFENYTVHHDSFPTDVKVFQHECRRAIFNLPDPSIKTPTDKSPDFLAYLDKFKEDVKSGKRVIARGKRKGQPYSPNTHKQYGTLHTNLTEFVREGKIKHLHFNDIDLDFYTSFREYFVVKCDKSPASFGAAIKCVKTIMSDAAEYGFHTNQKHKSRNFIKETTEADAIFLDNEKLDKLINIDLSKNARLNKVRDLFLIGAYTGLRFSDFTTIRPQDIDGDYIRLQTIKTGERVTIPITKNLKFVIDKYNGKIPPTISNQKFNDYLKDLGKLAEFTEDVSITKFVKGQRCITKVAFWELMSSHAARRSFATNMFKMGIPSILIMAITGHTTEKAFLTYIRMNNDDKAVMMMNMLKRAELKVINGGVE comes from the coding sequence ATGAGTAATAAAACTAATAGGGGCAACTTTACAATTAATGTTAACTTCAACTTACGGCAAACTTTGCCAGCTCATGAACCGACCTCAATAAATGCCATAGTGAGATTCAACAATGAACGTATTGTTATCTCTGGTATTGACAAAGTGGAACCACGCTATTGGAATATCGAAAAGCAAAGTCCCAAACAGCATGCAGCGAACGCACGTGCTAAAACCATTTCAACCAGTTTAAGCAATGCAAAATCCATTATTATAAATCTGTTTGAAAACTATACAGTTCATCACGATAGCTTTCCAACGGATGTCAAAGTCTTTCAACATGAATGCCGCCGGGCCATATTTAATCTTCCCGATCCGTCAATTAAAACGCCGACTGATAAAAGCCCTGATTTCTTAGCCTATTTAGATAAATTCAAAGAAGACGTAAAGAGTGGTAAAAGAGTTATAGCAAGAGGCAAGCGCAAAGGCCAACCTTATTCACCAAATACGCATAAACAGTACGGCACACTTCATACAAATTTGACCGAATTTGTTAGAGAAGGTAAGATAAAGCATTTGCACTTTAATGATATTGACTTGGATTTTTACACGTCATTCAGGGAGTATTTTGTTGTTAAATGCGATAAATCACCGGCGTCTTTTGGTGCGGCTATCAAGTGCGTAAAAACAATAATGAGTGATGCTGCGGAATATGGTTTTCACACAAATCAAAAACATAAGAGCAGAAATTTCATAAAAGAAACAACCGAAGCAGATGCTATCTTTTTAGATAACGAAAAATTAGATAAGTTAATCAACATTGACTTAAGTAAAAACGCCAGGTTAAATAAGGTTCGTGACCTGTTTTTAATCGGCGCATATACCGGATTAAGGTTTTCAGATTTTACAACTATCAGGCCTCAAGATATAGACGGTGATTATATTCGGCTTCAAACAATTAAAACCGGGGAACGGGTAACCATTCCTATTACAAAAAACCTAAAATTTGTGATTGATAAATACAACGGGAAAATCCCACCGACAATATCAAATCAAAAATTCAACGATTACCTGAAAGATTTAGGAAAGCTTGCCGAATTTACCGAAGATGTAAGCATTACCAAATTTGTCAAAGGGCAGAGATGCATAACTAAAGTTGCATTTTGGGAACTTATGAGCAGCCATGCAGCACGCCGAAGCTTTGCAACCAATATGTTTAAAATGGGAATACCTTCAATTTTAATTATGGCTATAACCGGCCATACAACCGAAAAAGCTTTTTTAACTTACATTCGTATGAACAATGATGATAAGGCTGTTATGATGATGAACATGCTAAAGCGAGCAGAATTGAAGGTAATTAATGGAGGGGTTGAATAA